A window of Flavobacterium psychrophilum genomic DNA:
ATGCTTTGGCATTTTTAAGCTGAAACTCAGAGATTACTTTACCTTCTACAAGCGGTGTCATTTTTTCAACCTCAAGTTTGGCGTTTATAAGAGCACCTTCTGCACTATTAAGAGCGCCCTGTGCATTGTTTAGCAATTCGCGGTAACGGCTTTCGTTTATCTTGAAGATAGGCTGGCCTGCTTTTACAAAGGCACCTTCATCTACAAAAACTTTGTCAAGGTAACCGTCTACCTGCGGACGTATCTCTACGTTTGTTCTTCCCTCAACAGTAACAGGATACTCCTGGTACGTAACTGCATCGCGTGCTCCTATCTCAAAAACAGGAACCGAAACAGCCTGAGGTGCAGCTGCCTGTTCTGCACCACTTCCGGAAAATCCATAAAATGCAATACCGGCAACAAGTACTATAGCTATGATTAAAATTATGCGTTTCATAATGACGTTAGATTATTTAATGATGTTAAGTAATGGTTCAAAAAAATTTAAAAGAAATGATTAATGTTTGGTATTTACTTCTTATAAATCATTTAACAGCGTTAAGTGATTTCTCAAAAAAAAGCTAATGCTTAGTGTTCATGTTCAAAATATATAGTGATTAAATTATTTAATGGTGTTAAATGGATATTCAAATTTTTTTATTCTTTTATATACCGGACAATGCCCGTTATCGCGTCTGTTAATATTTGCTTATTTATTTCATCAGATAAACCGTTTCCAACAATATTTATGGAGATCAACCCATGTATTACAGAAAAGAACAGGAAATACTTTTGCTTTATAACTTCCGGCTTAGGTTCTTTAACGCCCATTATCTCTGCGATAACATTTGATATTAGAACGTAAGGAGCATCAGTTTCGGTGTTACGCTGCGCACAGCACGTCATTTCTACACCATACATTAACTGATACATTTCCTTGTTCTTAAGGGCAAAGTTCCAGTATGCCAGCCACATTGCTTCTAACTGCTCTGCCGCATCTGTAGATTCTGCCTTTGCAGCCTCCAGGTCTTTGGTCAGGATTACGAAACCTTTACAGGTTAGTTCCTGTAAAATAGCCTCTTTATTAGAAAAATATTCGTAAATTATAGGAGCTGTATATTCAATCTTGTCTGCAATCTTACGCATACTCAGGCCCTGCCATCCTTCTTCTTTTACAATCTCACGGGCAGCCTTAAGTATATTCGAACGGGTTTCTTCCTTCTGTCTTAAAATTCTCTCTTTACTTCCCATTTTATAGCTTTTAAATTACTTAACAGCGTTAAGCAAAGGTAATACGTAATGTTTTATGTTATTAGATTTTTTCTATTATTTTTATTTATAGTCACTATAAGTATATCTTATACCACTAGGAAATAAAGATTTTATCAAGGTCTTCCTTGCAAATAGGCTTTAAAAAATAACCTCTCACAGCGCCGTTAAACTCCTTAGATCTGTTAATATCTACCTCATTATTCGATGAACTTATCATATAAATAGTCGGTCGCTTTGGTAAATCTGCGAGTTTACCAAATTCGTCCAGAAACTGCCAGCCGTTCATAATAGGCATATTAACATCCAACAATATAAGATCCGGCAGATTATCCTCTGTAGCGTTGTTTTTGATATGCTCTATAGCATCATGCCCATTCAGAAAGAATGTAGATGCCACATCGATTCCATTTTGCTTAAAAAGGTTCTTAAGCAAAAAATGGTATATTTTATCGTCGTCTATAACGTACAGACTGCTAATTTTCTTCATCAAAATAAATTTTAAAAGTGGTCCCTTTGTTTAACTCGCTGCTCACTTCTATCTTGCCTCCCATTGCTTCTACCTGGTTTTTGGTTATAAATAAACCTATACCCCTTGCATTTTGGTTTTTATGAAAGGTTTTGTACATACCAAAAAGCGAATTCTTGTGCTTTTTTAAATCAATCCCCACTCCGTTATCTGAAATAGAAAGGACTTTTTTCCCGTCTACAATCTCATAATCATATGATATCATAGGCTTCCTGTCGGGGCTGGAATACTTTATGGCATTTGTGGTAAAATTAAGCAATATACTCTCAAGATAAGCAGAGTTATAATTTACTGTTACATCAAGAGGTATATTAATTTCTATATTAACACTGTGCTTTTTAATTTCGTTATGTAATATATTAAGTATGTTTTTAAGGTAATGCCTTAAATTAAGCTTCTCCTTAACGTTCTTTATTTCTGTTTGTATCTCTACAAGTTCTTTTAGATGGCTTATGGTAATGCTAAGCCCGTCTGAAATGGCTTCAAGATGCTGAAGCATTTCCTCTTTTTCCTCTTCATCTGCTGTCTTAAACAGATCCAACAGCATTTTAAGGTTACTGGCGTGCGACCTTAAGTTATGCGATACTATGTGTGCAAAGTTGTTAAGCCTGTTGTTCTGGCTTACTATAATATTAATAGTGTTGCCTAACTCTACCTCTTTTTCTTTCAACTGCGTAATATCTTTTAATGTGCCAATTGCTCTTGTAGGCTTTCCTTCCGGATTATAAGCAGATATACGCCCCCTGCTTAATACCCAGCGATATTTACCTTGTGCTGTAAGTATCCTGTAAATACTTTCGTAGGTAGCATTCTTCTTTTTAAGGTAAATTTCTTTATTTCTTATATATGTTTCTTTGTCATCAGGATGTATATGGTCTGTCCAGTACGAAATAGGACAATTGCCCTCCACCTCTCTGTTACCTAAGATTTTCATAAGTTGAGCAGAAAGATAAACGGTTTCATTAGCCATATCATAATCCCAAATGCCTTCAGATGCAGCCTTAAGCGCATAATTATAACGCTGTTCAGACACATGCAGCCTTGCTTCCTGTTCTTTATGGTCAGTAATATCGGTAGCTCTGCCGTAAAAGCTTACAGAGCCGTCTTTTTCTTTTTCCGGTTTTGCAGTAACGCGCATCCATCGCAGTCCTTTTAATGGTAGATTCAATCTATAAGTATGATCCCACTTTACATTTTTCTTTCGTGAACTTTCAAGGCTTTTTATAAAAGGAGGGATATCTTCCGGGATAATTCTCTCAAAGAAAATCTTTTCCGGGCCTGATGCTATAGTTTCCAGAGATACTTCATAAAGATCGCACATACTGCGACTTAAGTAATTAATAGCATAAGAACTTGTAGCCTTTACCCAGCGTATTTTAAAAATAAGGTCCGGCACCTGGTCCAGGAGCTTTTTATAAAATTCAATTGGGTTTTCGCCATCAGGTAAATGCGGCTCATTAAAAATCTCCATGCGTATTTGGCAACGTTAGTATACGTTTTAAAATTAAGAACTTTTTATTAAAATATTTTATGTTTTAGTACAAAATTATCGCCTTGGATGATAAGTATTCAAAACATTATTAAGGAATTTACGATCTATGTGCATATAAATCTCTGTAGTCGTGATAGATTCATGGCCCAGCATTAACTGAATTGACCGCAAATCGGCACCATTTTCCAGCAGGTGCGTTGCAAATGAATGGCGAAATGTATGCGGGCTTATAGTTTTGTTTAGTTTTATTTTAGCTGCCAGGTCCTTAATTATAGTAAAAACCATAGCACGGGTAAGGCTTTTGCCCCGGCGGTTTAAAAAAAGTGTATCCTCATGCCCCTTTTGAATGGTGAGTTTATTCCGTTCTGCGTCCATATATATAGTAATATACTTTTGCGTAAAGCTGCCAATAGGTACAAACCGCTGTTTGTTGCCCTTACCGGTAATCTTGATAAACCCTTCTTCAAAAAAAAGGTCAGATACTTTGAGGGTAACAAGTTCAGAAACACGCAACCCGCAACTATACAATGTTTCCAGCATGGCGCGGTTACGTTCGCCCTGAGATTTGCCTTCCCTGTCGGTTTTATTTAGCTCAATAGCGTTGATAAGACTGTCAATTTCGGTTGTAGAGAGTGTATCGGGTAGTTTTCTGCCAATTTTTGGCACCTCAATAAGCTCCATTGGGGTCTCTTTTCGGTAATCTTCAAAAATTAAATAGTTAAAAAAACTCTTAAGACCGGAAATTATCCGAGCCCTTGTCCGCGGATTAAGCTCTGATGCAATATGGTAAATAAACTGTTGTATAATTTCTTCATCAATTTTTACAGGAGAAACATCAATCCCATTATTATCAAGGTATTCCACGAGTCTCTGAACATCAAAACAGTAATTTTCGACAGAATTTAAGGAGAGCCCACGCTCTATTTTCAGGTATGATTTATAGTCGTTTATAAATTTAATCCAACTTTTCATACGTGGTTAAAGTTATGTGAATTAAGAATGCTTTGAGAATTACGCCAATTTTAATGCTATAATTTTGAAATACAAAACTAAAACTTATAAAAAGATGAAACTATTTAAATTATTATCAGTTTGTGCATTCGGATTAGGTGTTGCAGCAACATCTTACGCACAGGATCCTAGTGGTTCAATGTCACCAAGCTTTGGTGTAAAAGGTGGTGTTAACTTTGCAACCATAAGTGGAGATGATTTTGACAGCCCCGATTCAAGAACTAGCTTTCACGTAGGTTTGTTAGCTGAATTTCCTTTAGCAGAAATATTCTCTTTACAGGTAGAGGCATTATATTCAGGACAAGGATTTAAAAGTGATATTGACGGAGGCTTTTTAGGTGGTGAAGGTAAAGCAGAATATCAGCTTGACTATGTTAATGTACCGGTACTTGCTAAAGTATACCTTATTGAAGGTTTAAGCCTTGAAGTTGGTCCGCAATTCAGCTTTAAAGTAAACGAGGAAATTGATATTGATGCAAATGCAGATGATGGTGACTTTGATCTTAACGAAGCTAAAGATTTCGAATTTGGTGTTGCAGCAGGTTTAACGTTCCAGACTAAAGTAGGATTATTTGCATCGGGAAGGTATAACCTTGGATTAACTGATATCTTTGAAAACAGTGATGCTAAAAACTCTGTTTTCCAATTAGGTATAGGATATAAATTTTAAGAAGTAGTTTCTTTTGAAAATCAAAAAATCCCATTCGCAGCTGCGAATGGGATTTTATATTTTTATAATCTCTTCTAATTAGAATTTGCAAACAATACCAAAGTTGATATTTGTTAAATCAAAACCAATATTGAATGAATCTGTAGATTCTGCACCGTCAACATCCGGTTTAGATGTATTGTAACCTAAGAATCCGAAAGTAGCTTCAAAAGCAATATGTTCAGACACAAAATAGCTTACACCCGGAGCAAGACCAACATTAAATCCATTATTTTTGGATTCTCCCGGTAAACCTTCAACTTCTGTTTTGTCTGTAACGTAATCAACACCTAATTGTCCGAAGAAAGAAAAGTTTCTTGCAGGAGTAAAGTAATATCTTCCGAAAGCACCTACCGAAAAACTGTTTGTATCCTGATCTACTGATCCGGGACCCAAAGGATTTTCTACAGATGTAGTTCTGCTTGTGTACCCTATCTGAGCTCCGATTGCAATGTTACTTGTTACAAAGTAACCTGCTTTAGGAGAGATGTTAAACTGATCTGATTTGTTATCACCGTTTTTAGTAGTTCCAAAACCAACAGAACCTGTCATAAATACATCTCCTTCAGAGAATCCTGTTACACCTGTTGTTTCCTGTGCCTGTGCATTAAAAGCAAATGCAATTACAGCCGCAGCTGATAGTAGAATTTTTTTCATTTTTAAATTGATTAAGGTTATTTTGAATTGACCGGTCAAAAGTAGATATTTTTTTACAGGAAAAAACCTCTTAAAATAATTTAGCTTTTATTTAGGATTTGTTTAACAAAAAGCCTTCCGTTACCGAAAGGCTTTCAATATAATTGCAATTGGCTGGTTTATTAGAACTTATAAGCAGCGCCAACACCAACAGTTGATATTGTAACACCATCCTGGGAGATACCTTTGTAAGAAGCGAACACATCTATCGTTTCCATTTGGTAACCTACCTTTGGCTGGTAGTAAAAACCGCCGTCTCCGTCACCGCTTCCTGCATAAATTGCATAACCTAAGTCTGCTCCCACAAAGAAAGATTCAGTTAGAGAATATTTAGCAGTAGCTGCAACAGGAATAAATCCAAAGTCTTTTACAGTTGCAGAGAAAGTCATTGGTCCTGCCGGAGTTATGATAGTCTCGTCAATGTCTTTACCTAAAAAATGTGTGTAACCTGTAGTTGCACCAACTTTAAAATCATCAGCAACATTCCAAAGGTAAGCTACATCTACACCAAAGTTAAAAGAAGAAACATCTCCTGCATCTCCAATTGGTGCTCCTACATGTATACCTGCTGTAAAACTTCCGTCCTGAGCCTGAGCAGCAAATCCAAATGCCATAACTGCAGCAACTGATAATAAGATTTTTTTCATTTGTGTTTAAATTTAATTGGTTTTGTGTTGAGGCAAACTTATTATTTTTTTTAACAAGTACTATACCTAATATTGGGTATTTTTTGTAACTTTTTTAACACACATATAGTCTAATATTCGAATTACTATAATTCCATAATCATAAAACCACATAAAATACATTAATTATCAATAAGTTAAACCGAAATACTTTTTACCAAAAAGACTCACGATATACTTGTTAAATTCAAGAGTCTCATTTATATATTTAATAAAATTTTAACATACTAAAAAAGCTAAAATACGGTTAAAAAAGTTTTATTAGTACTACTTTTCTCTACTTTTGCTTAAGTAATTTTAGTAGTTCAGTATGAAAAAAGCAGCATTTGCAGCACTTGTGTTCTTATTAGCTTATACATCTAATGCCCAATCATTTGGAATTAAAGGCGGCGTTAATTTTAGCAGCCTCAATGGAAGTGATGATGGTAGTTTTAAAAGTCTTACAAGTTTTCATATTGGTATGCTTAAAGAGTTTATATTGTTAGACAATCTTACGCTTCAGCCAGAATTACTGTATTCTACGCAGGGAGCACAGATTAAAAACAGCGACGATGACTATAAACTAAATTATTTACTGATGCCTGTTCTTGCGAAGATCTATTTAAACGAATCGTTCAACATTCACGCAGGGCCACAGTTTGGATTACTATTAGGAGAAACAAAGAATGTTACTCCTGTAGAGAGCAAAAGTTTTGACCTTGGCATTGCGGCAGGGCTTGAGTACGAATTAACCAACGGCATTTCTATAACAGGCCGTTACATATGGGGCCAGAACAGCTTGGCCGATAACGCCGATCTTAAAAACTCGGTAATACAGTTGTCTTTAGGATTTTTATTTTAACCAATTAAATTTGATAAACATGAAAAAGATCATTTTTTTATTTGCAGCGCTAGCAGGAAGCTTTGCTATGCAGGCACAGGCAATTAACTTTGGTATTAAAGCCGGAGCTAACTTTTCAAACTTCTCAGGAGATATTGATACCGATGGTATTACTAATTTTCACGCAGGTGCTGTGTTAGAACTAAACATTGTTCCTACATTCTCTGTACAGGCAGAAGGTTTATTCTCTTCTCAGGGTGCAACTTATAAAGATACCGCACTAGACATTGCAAGAGATATCAACCTTGATTACATCTCTGTACCGGTAATGGCTAAATTTTACATTCTTCCTGAAAGATTAAGCCTTATGGCAGGACCACAATTCTCTTTCCTTGTGAGTGATGCAAAAGATGCTTTTGAAACCAAAAGCTTTGATCTTGCAGCAGCAGGTGGTGTAGAACTTAAAATTATTGCAGGTTTATTTGCCCAGGCACGTTATACTGTAGGTCTTAACAACGTATCAGACGTTAGCGAAGTAGATGTTAAGAACAACGTATTCCAACTTTCTGTTGGTTATATGTTCTAAAAATTTTATATAATATTCAAAAAACCGGTCGTCTTTAAGGCGAACCGGTTTTTTTTATTTCTAATTATGTTAAAATAATCATTAACCCGCATACACACTTACCGCCTTATAGCTACATTTACACTACAAATTACACGCATGAACATTACTATTATCAACGGCCCAAACCTTAATCTTCTGGGTACACGCGAACCCGAAATTTACGGAGGCCGTACTTTTGAAGATTACCTAGCAGAACTACAGCAAAAATATCTCGGTATTAAGCTGCACTATTACCAAAGCAACATTGAAGGCGAACTGATAACAAAAATTCAGGAAGCCGGTTTTAGCCATGATGGCATAATATTAAATGCAGGGGCTTATACCCATACTTCTATAGGTATTGCCGATGCCGTTAAGGCGGTTACCGCACCTGTTGTAGAAGTACATATATCGAATACTTTTTCGCGTGAAAGCTTCAGGCATCAATCGTACCTGTCACCTGTTTCGGCGGGCGTTATTATAGGTTTCGGACTTAGAAGCTATGAGCTGGCAATACAATCGTTTATACTTTAACATCTATATGAAAAAAGCCATCTTACTATTCGTCCTGCTTGCAGGGCTTCCTGTCCTGGCACAGGTTAAAGGCTGGGTAAACTCTAAAAACGGAGAACCTATCCCCTTTGCAAGTATAGTTGTGGCTAATACCTACAACGGAACCTCATCTAACGAAGATGGAAGCTACTCCCTTATCCTTAAAGAAAAAGGGCGGTTTACTATTGTATTTCAATCTTTGGGATATAAAACCCGTGAGGTGACTATAGATGTGGTTTCACTTCCTCATACGCTTAATGTTACGCTGGAAGAAGAAAACTTTATCCTTAACGAAGTGGTTATTTCTAACAAGGATAATCCGGCAGATGCGATTATCCGCAATGCAATTGCCAACAGGAAAATCAATTCACAAAAGATAAATGGCTTTGAAGCCGATTTTTATTCGCGCGGTATCTTCAGGCTTAAAAATGTACCTAAAAAAATATTAGGACAGGAAATTGGCGACTTAGGCTCTTCGCTTAACGAAAAAGGAAGCGGTATACTTTACCTTTCCGAAACTGTATCGCACGTAAAATACCAAAAACCGGGCAAGATAAATGAGCGTGTTATTGCCTCTAAAGTCAGCGGTGACGATAGCGGCTTTAGTTACAACAATGCCGATGCTGCCGAATTTGATTTTTATGAGAACTATCTTCCGTTTGAAGTAAATGTGGTATCACCCATTGCCGATAATGCTTTTAACTATTACAGGTATCAACTGGAAAGTACTTTTTACACCAATGAAAAGCAGCTTATCAATAAAATAAAGGTTACTCCTAAAAGAGAGAAGGAACCTGCCATGACCGGATACATTTATATTGTAGACGATAACTGGCAGATCTATGCCACCGACCTTAATATTAAAGGAAGCCAGATAGAACAGGAATTACTTAACACCCTGAATATAAAACAAAACTTTGGCTACAACGCCAAAGAAAAGCTATGGACTAAAAACGTACAAACGCTTGATTTTGATGCGGGCCTTTTTGGCATTGGTTTTTCAGGGAGGTTTACCTATGTATATAGCAATTTCAGTATCAACCCTAAATTTGAGAAAGGCGACTTTAGTGCGGAGATTCTTTCGTTTGAAGAAAACGCCAACAAAAAACCGGACTCGTATTGGAATAGCAATCGCCCTATTCCGCTAACACAGGAAGAAAGCGATGATTACAAACGTAAAGACAGCCTTCAGGATATTCGAAAAACAAAAGAGTACATGGATGAAGCCGACAAAGTGCTTAATAAATTTACATGGACTTCTATACCTGTAGGATACACCTATCATAACACTTACGAAAACTGGGAAATAAATTACACCGGTATTGCCCGAAGGCTGGCATTTAACAGTGTACAGGCATACCACCTTTCGCCAGGATTCTATTTCACGCAGTATAATGCCGACAGGACATCGTATACTACTTTTGGTACCGACCTTAGTTATGGCTTCGCCGAAAAACGCTTTAGGGCTACCGGAACCATCGCACATAAATTCAATAATTTTTCTAAGAGGATAATTACCCTTCACGGAGGTAGCAGCATCGAGCAGTTTAACCCGGAGAAGCCTGTGAACAAAATTGTAAACAGTATTAGTACGCTGTTTTTCAGGGACAACTACATGAAATTGTTCGATAACAATTTTGTACGCCTAAGCTATGAGGAAGAGGTTACCAATGGGCTATACCTGTATGGTACGTTTGAATATACCCGTAAACGTTCACTATTCAACAATACTAACTTCTCAACGCTTAAAGACAAATACAAACCGTATACGTCCAACAATCCGTTATTGTTATATACCAACGACCCGGCATTAGAGGCAAATAACGATTTGCCTGCTTTCGAAAAACACAATATGTTTAAGGCATCAATTGCTACACGTATAAGCTTCGGGCAAAAGTACCGTACAAGGCCTAACGCCAAGGAGAATATTGCCGATGAAAGATATCCGCGCCTTTTCCTGAAATACGAAAAAGGTTTTGCATCCAGCATAAGCGACTACAATTTCGATCATTTTTCCGCACGCCTTACATATGATATTACACTAGGTAACAAAGGAGAACTAGGCACGAGCTTTAGAGCAGGAAAATTCTTTGGCTCTGATAATATTGCCTTTACCGATTACAAACACTTTAACGGAAACCAAACCCATGTAGGCCGTTCTGAACGTTACCTGAATGTGTTTAACCTGCTTCCGTATTATTCGCACAGCACAAACGACTCGTATGTTGAAGTTCACGCTGAGCATAATTTCCAGGGATTCATAACCAATTCTATTCCGCTGTTAAACAAGCTGAATTACTATCTGGTTGCGGGATATCATATGCTAGCCACACCAGACCGTAGTCCGTATATGGAATTTAGCGTAGGGCTTGATAATGTTGGTTGGGGAAAAGCTCGTTTTTTGAGAATAGACTATGTACGATCGTACGAAAGCGGCTTCTTAACTGATGGGGTAATCTTCGGACTGACGTTTTTGGATATACTTGAGTAGAGTATTCAGTATTCAGTGATCAGTATTCAGTGATCAGTATTCAGTGATCAGTATTCAGTGATCAGTATTCAGTGATCAGTATTCAGTGATCAGTATTCAGTGATCAGTATTCAGTGATCAGTGTTCGATGATCAGTGTTCGATGATCAGTGTTCGATGATCAGTATAAGTTGGCAATGATCAGTATTTAGCTCTGTCATTGCGAACGAAACGCAGTGGAGTGCGGCAATCTAATACAGATTGCTTTATCGTGCCTCCTCGCAGTCACCTAGACCATGAGCCAGGGCTAACTGTAAACTGATACTGATCACTGCAAACTGTGACTGCATA
This region includes:
- a CDS encoding TetR family transcriptional regulator, whose amino-acid sequence is MGSKERILRQKEETRSNILKAAREIVKEEGWQGLSMRKIADKIEYTAPIIYEYFSNKEAILQELTCKGFVILTKDLEAAKAESTDAAEQLEAMWLAYWNFALKNKEMYQLMYGVEMTCCAQRNTETDAPYVLISNVIAEIMGVKEPKPEVIKQKYFLFFSVIHGLISINIVGNGLSDEINKQILTDAITGIVRYIKE
- a CDS encoding 3-dehydroquinate dehydratase codes for the protein MNITIINGPNLNLLGTREPEIYGGRTFEDYLAELQQKYLGIKLHYYQSNIEGELITKIQEAGFSHDGIILNAGAYTHTSIGIADAVKAVTAPVVEVHISNTFSRESFRHQSYLSPVSAGVIIGFGLRSYELAIQSFIL
- a CDS encoding integrase; its protein translation is MKSWIKFINDYKSYLKIERGLSLNSVENYCFDVQRLVEYLDNNGIDVSPVKIDEEIIQQFIYHIASELNPRTRARIISGLKSFFNYLIFEDYRKETPMELIEVPKIGRKLPDTLSTTEIDSLINAIELNKTDREGKSQGERNRAMLETLYSCGLRVSELVTLKVSDLFFEEGFIKITGKGNKQRFVPIGSFTQKYITIYMDAERNKLTIQKGHEDTLFLNRRGKSLTRAMVFTIIKDLAAKIKLNKTISPHTFRHSFATHLLENGADLRSIQLMLGHESITTTEIYMHIDRKFLNNVLNTYHPRR